CGCTGAAAATAATTGGCGCTTCAGTCCAGTTCAAGATAGCGCGAAACCCCAGCCCCTTAGCTCCAATCATTAGTGCTGCTTTTGTCGGTTTGTCACTGGTGTGTGCGGTCATAAGAGATTTTAAACCGCTCATCTGAAAGAGCTTGCCAGTATTAGCTACGAAAAGCGCGCCCTCGCTAACCTCAATGAGCACTTTTCCTGTTCCGCCAGCATCGCTTGCGGCATCAGCTGCATTCTGTACGAGTTCCAATAGCTCACGATCGGCATAATCTGCAGTCACTTGCTTTTCAGCCCGAGAATGTCCAAGGAGGAAAGCAGGTTTTTCCAGATAAGCATTACATGATGCTTGTAACTCACTCGCGATGAAAGCATCCCAAGCGTCTGATGTTTTGAGACAGTCCTTGTCTTCGTTATTGGCTACGTGCGAACAGGCCATCTGATACTCGCTGATTTTTAGATTGAATTGAAATCACGATCCAAGTTTGACAGTGTTTGCTGTCGAGACACCATCTCAGCTACTTGATGTTCTTGCCCTTCGACCTCAATACAGTGCGAATGAAGATCACAATGAACTCACTTATAGGTCGGTTCATGTCTCCATCCTGAGTGGTAGCAGTTGTTTAGGCAGCAGCTAGAGATTGAAATAATATTCAATCTACAATCAATCAAGTGACTAAATTGACGTAACTGGCTAGTTATCCGCAATGTCTCAAATGAGCATCAATGAGATAGCTGGAAATAGAAGTGTTTCTTCGTCAGTGAGGGACAGAACGGAACGCACCAGACAGGTTTGGGTCAAAAGGCCGACTAGTGTTCTGCGTCAACACCACGTCAACAGCTGTATTTGGATTGAACTGTACATTACGCCGCTTGGTGTCGTACATTCTCATTGAGTTTCGTGGGAGTTGCTAAGCTGTATCAGCAGCTTGTATGTTAACCCATTGATATTATTAAATACTCGAATGTTCCAAATAAGAGGCTCATAACCTGAAGGTCGCAAGTTCAAATCTTGCCCCCGCAACCAAAATTCAAACCGCTAGGCCAATGGCTTAGCGGTTTTTTTGTGTCTGGATTTTGCGGGGGTGACTTGCGCAGGAAGCTGTATGGAAGCAAGTGATTTGATGCAACTCTTCAGAAATTTAGCACACAGTTCTGATGGAATCCAAAAAGTTGGTGGTACTGGAAAGTTATAGTGCCTGCATGCCAATAGAATGAGTGGGTAGATTCCGTGCTTCATTGTCGAAAGTTCATTTGTTTTGTCATGATCGGAAACTACTACAGTTAAGATTTCTAATAACTCCTTACCGTCATGGGTAATAGGTAAATCAGGAATAGTAATACCGTGAAGTTGCCCGCCAGAGAAAAGATCATGTTCGGATTGCTCATCAGGAGCCCAAAGCTGCATTGTGCAATGTTGTAGTTTTTTGAACAGAGATCTGCTAAACGCCCAGTCGACCCATAATCTTCTAATAGTGCAAATAATGCAGAGAGAGTGGGAATGAGGGTGCTACCTGCTGTAGCCTCTTTAAAATAGGCATTGTCGCCTGATTGTCTGACGTCAGCCCCTATGGGTCCAAATAGCAGTATTTGATAAGAGAGTGTTTTTGGCTCATCGTAACCACTGAGGAGTGGGACATGAACTAGACAACAGGAACAGGCAATAGCCCTGGCGAGAAGATCGTCAAAGATATCAAACGCGCCACCCGCAAACCCTATTCATCAGAAGAAAAGATCAGGATCGTGCTGGATGGGCTGCGCGGTGAAGACAGTATTGCTGAGCTATGCCGCCGGGAAGGCTTATCACAAGGTATCTACTACAAGTGGTCGAAAGACTTCATGGAAGCAGGCAAGCGGCGTCTGTCTGGTGACACGGCGTGTGCGGCAAATACTGAAGAGGTTAAAGACCTCCGCCGGGAAGCTCGCGATTTGAAGGAAGTGGTGGCTGAACAAACGCTTGAACTCCGCTTGCTCAAAAAAAAACATGTTCGACGGTGGGGGCGACCCAGAATGAGGTATGCCGCATCTGAGAAGCTGGAGATCATCAGGTTGGTTGACGAAGGCCACCTGTCAGCTCGCCAAACACTGGCCAAGCTCGGTATTCCCCGCACCACGTTCTATCGTTGGTATGAGCGTTATCTACAGCGCGGGGAGGCTGGACTGAATGATCAATCTCCCAAACCCAGGCACGTCTGGAATCGCATTCCTGACGAGGTAAGGCGCAAGGTCGTCAAGCTGGCTTTGAAAGAGACGGAGCTATCACTTCGGGAATTGGCGGTTACGTTCGCTGATCGGGAAAGGTATTTTGTATCAGAGGCTTCTGTCTACCGCGTATTGAAGGCACACGACCTGATCACCAGCCCCGCCTTCATCGTCATCAAGGCAGCGAGTGAGTTCAAAGACAAAACGACAGCCATCAATCAGCTCTGGCAAACGGACTTCACCTATCTCAAGGTTCTCAGTTGGGGGTGGTTCTATCTCAGCACCAACATGAGGGCTGAAGATGTGACCGACACATTGGATCTAGCGCTGCAGGCATCAGGTTGCGATCAGGTTCACGTTGCCCAAAACCCCCGGTTATTAAGCGATAATGGCTCCAGCTACGTCTCTGGTGATCTGGCAGAATGGTTACAGGGAAAAGGTATGAAGCACACGCGCGGTGCACCCTATCACCCCCAAACCCAGGGAAAGATCGAAAGGTGGCATCAAACTCTGAAGAACCGGATTCTGCTGGAAAACGACGCCCTGCCGGGTGACCTTGAAGACCAGATCGAAGTCTTCATCACTCACTACAACCATGAGAGTTTAAGCAACCTCACGGCCGCCGACGTCTACTTCGGGCGCGACAAAGCTATTCTAAAACAAAGGGAAGGGATCAAACGAAAGACACTCGAAATGCGCCGCTTGCATCACAGGCAACACGCCGCATAATCAAACCAACCAGATCAGCCAAACTCTCTTAGTTTTCCAGCTCCTGGACCCAAAAACTCTGCCGACGCACAATGAGGACCACAGGCAGCCATCATAACAATCCGGTCGCCCCGAACCTATTGGAGCAGGATTTCTCATGCCCCGGCTCTGGTCAGAAGTGGGGAGCGGACATTTCTTGGGTCTGAACGGCGGAAGGTTGGCTGTATCTGGCGATTGTCGTGAATCTGTTCTCAGGACGCATTGTTGGCTGGATGACTAGCCAGCGAATGAAGGCAGATCTGGCAGTAAGGCACTCAAACGGCGCTGGCGATATGCTCCTCTCTAGATGGCCTCATCCATCATTCGGATAGGGGGCAGTCAGTATTGCTCTGATGCTTATCTGCGGCTCTCAACGAGACATGAAATCACCTCTTTCATGAACGCTAAGGGCGATTGCTTTGATAATTCCATGGTGGAAACCGTGTTTAAAACTATTGAGGAAAAAATGTTGTGGTGAACGCATTTTTCAAATGCGGCAAGAAGTAGAAAAGGCAATTGGCCTATGCATCGAGGGCTTTTACAATCCCACTCAGCGTTAGGCTATCAATCGCCAATTTCCTTTGAAACGCAGCGTGAAAAAGGGAGGAGGAGGCTCTCCACTTTTCCTGCGACAGTCCAATTTCATCTACTATCAGATTTGCGACCCGGAAATCCATGTGCGAAATATGGGGTATTTTGAAGATTTATACTGATATACATAGTATGAATTTGAATTATATCGCGGAATCCGTTTTTACTCGCTGTGACGTCTATGTAATTTCGACCCAGGCTTTGGTATTTGAAGTCATAATTTATTGGTGTTCGAATACATGTTTTATGTGCTGCCTGACTTGTCTATCGGCAGGACTGTTTGATCAGACAAACAATACACCTATCGAGGAAGTAACAATGACAATCCCAAGCCCTTCCAATCTTGCAATGGTTCCCTTTGTGAGTGTCGACAACATGATGAAGCTTGTTCACTCCATTGGTGTTGAGGAAATGATTGGAGGGATTGCGACATATGTGGAAGATGATTTTCGTCGGTGGGAGTTGTTTGACAAAACGCCCCGCGTTGCAAGTCACTCTGCTGAAGGTGTGATTGAGCTGATGCCAACCTCCGATGGGGAAGTCTATGGGTTCAAGTATGTCAATGGGCATCCTAAGAACACCAAGGAGGGGCTACAGACCGTCACAGCCTTTGGCCTTCTTGCAAATGTGAATACTGGTTACCCGGTGCTTGTTTCTGAAATGACGCTGCTTACTGCTCTTCGTACGGCAGCAACCTCCGGGATGGTTGCCAAATACCTTGCTCCGAAGAATTCCAAGGTTTTGGCAATGATTGGAAATGGGGCTCAATCCGAATTCCAGGCGCTGGCCATGAAGAGTTTAGTGGGTATAGATACCTTGCGTTTGTATGACATCGACAGCAAGGCGACTGAAAAACTTGTTCGAAATTTGTCCGGGCAGGGGTTGACCCTGGTTGCTTGTGCAACGCCGGAGGACGCTATCGAAGGTGCTCAGATCATCACCACCTGCACGGCAGACAAACAGTGTGCCACTATTTTAACAGACAACATGGTCGGGCCGGGGGTTCATATCAACGCAATTGGCGGGGATTGTCCGGGTAAGACGGAGCTTCACAAGGATATTTTGAGCCGGTCCGATGTCTTTGTTGAATTTCCGCCGCAGACGCGTATTGAAGGCGAAATCCAGCAAATGCCTGAGGACTTTCCGGTCACTGAAATGTGGCAGGTTATTTCCGGTGAGGTGAAGGGGCGTCGTGATGACCGGCAAATTACCTTATTCGATGGTGTTGGCTTTGCTGTAGAGGATTTCTCCGCTCTACGGTATGTGCGCGATAATATTGTTGGGACCGACTTATACCAGCAATTGGACATGGTTGCGGACCCGGATGACCCGCGGGACTTGTTTGGCATGTTGATGCGGGCGAAGCCATAACTGGATTTGGGGGAGAAAAAATGAAAGCTTTGTCAAAGCACCAAATCACTGATCTTGTTGATATTCGCCATACTTTACATGCAGCACCTGAGATCTCCGGGGAAGAAGAAAAGACCGCCGCATATATTGCCGGGCAACTTCGTGAGATCGGGGCGGATCGTGTTGTTAGCGGGCTCGGTGGGCATGGAGTTCTTGCCGAATATAAAGGGAAAGCTGGTGGGCCGACTGTGATGATCCGGTGTGAGTTGGATGGTCTTCCAATTCAGGAAATATCAAGGGCTGCCTATCGGTCGCGCGTTGAGGGCAAAGGGCATCTTTGCGGGCATGATGGTCACATGACCATGGTCTTGGGCATTGCCAAGATGCTCGCTGAAAAGCGCCCTGCCATGGGGCGGGTGATCCTTATGTTCCAGCCTGCAGAGGAAACCGGGGCTGGAGCTGTTGCTGTTATTGCCGATCCTAAGTTTGCCGAATTCCGCCCAGACTATGCGTTTTCCTTGCATAATTTGCCGGGCCGCCCTTTGGGTGAGGTGAGCATTTGCAGAAGTGTTGCAAACTGTGCCTCCCGAGGTATGCAGATTGTGCTGACCGGGAAAAGCTCCCATGCAGCTGCGCCGGAGGATGGTGTTTCTCCCGGTCCCGCCCTATCGGTCCTTATGCCAGAGCTTGCTTGCCTAGGG
The window above is part of the Pseudovibrio sp. Tun.PSC04-5.I4 genome. Proteins encoded here:
- a CDS encoding helix-turn-helix domain-containing protein, encoding MVKDIKRATRKPYSSEEKIRIVLDGLRGEDSIAELCRREGLSQGIYYKWSKDFMEAGKRRLSGDTACAANTEEVKDLRREARDLKEVVAEQTLELRLLKKKHVRRWGRPRMRYAASEKLEIIRLVDEGHLSARQTLAKLGIPRTTFYRWYERYLQRGEAGLNDQSPKPRHVWNRIPDEVRRKVVKLALKETELSLRELAVTFADRERYFVSEASVYRVLKAHDLITSPAFIVIKAASEFKDKTTAINQLWQTDFTYLKVLSWGWFYLSTNMRAEDVTDTLDLALQASGCDQVHVAQNPRLLSDNGSSYVSGDLAEWLQGKGMKHTRGAPYHPQTQGKIERWHQTLKNRILLENDALPGDLEDQIEVFITHYNHESLSNLTAADVYFGRDKAILKQREGIKRKTLEMRRLHHRQHAA
- a CDS encoding ornithine cyclodeaminase encodes the protein MTIPSPSNLAMVPFVSVDNMMKLVHSIGVEEMIGGIATYVEDDFRRWELFDKTPRVASHSAEGVIELMPTSDGEVYGFKYVNGHPKNTKEGLQTVTAFGLLANVNTGYPVLVSEMTLLTALRTAATSGMVAKYLAPKNSKVLAMIGNGAQSEFQALAMKSLVGIDTLRLYDIDSKATEKLVRNLSGQGLTLVACATPEDAIEGAQIITTCTADKQCATILTDNMVGPGVHINAIGGDCPGKTELHKDILSRSDVFVEFPPQTRIEGEIQQMPEDFPVTEMWQVISGEVKGRRDDRQITLFDGVGFAVEDFSALRYVRDNIVGTDLYQQLDMVADPDDPRDLFGMLMRAKP
- a CDS encoding amidohydrolase codes for the protein MKALSKHQITDLVDIRHTLHAAPEISGEEEKTAAYIAGQLREIGADRVVSGLGGHGVLAEYKGKAGGPTVMIRCELDGLPIQEISRAAYRSRVEGKGHLCGHDGHMTMVLGIAKMLAEKRPAMGRVILMFQPAEETGAGAVAVIADPKFAEFRPDYAFSLHNLPGRPLGEVSICRSVANCASRGMQIVLTGKSSHAAAPEDGVSPGPALSVLMPELACLGQGGEMNDQFSLSTLTHARLGEPTFGIAPGFGEVRVTLRSISDDLMAAMVANAEKCVAAAATGLEVDISWHDIFLAGVNDPDCRDRIITAARARGAVLRELDYPMRWSEDFGRFGLDGAKSAMFFLGSGEDQPQLHNPDYDFPDEIIPVGTGLFLELIDQLLEL